Proteins co-encoded in one Synechococcus elongatus PCC 6301 genomic window:
- the crtL gene encoding lycopene beta cyclase, with amino-acid sequence MFDALVIGSGPAGLAIAAELAQRGLKVQGLSPVDPFHPWENTYGIWGPELDSLGLEHLFGHRWSNCVSYFGEAPVQHQYNYGLFDRAQLQQHWLRQCEQGGLQWQLGKAAAIAHDSHHSCVTTAAGQELQARLVVDTTGHQAAFIQRPHSDAIAYQAAYGIIGQFSQPPIEPHQFVLMDYRSDHLSPEERQLPPTFLYAMDLGNDVYFVEETSLAACPAIPYDRLKQRLYQRLATRGVTVQVIQHEEYCLFPLNLPLPDLTQSVVGFGGAASMVHPASGYMVGALLRRAPDLANAIAAGLNASSSLTTAELATQAWRGLWPTEKIRKHYIYQFGLEKLMRFSEAQLNHHFQTFFGLPKEQWYGFLTNTLSLPELIQAMLRLFAQAPNDVRWGLMEQQGRELQLFWQAIAAR; translated from the coding sequence GTGTTCGATGCCTTAGTGATCGGGTCGGGGCCAGCCGGACTGGCGATCGCGGCAGAGCTGGCACAGCGCGGCTTGAAAGTCCAAGGACTATCCCCCGTCGACCCATTCCATCCTTGGGAAAATACCTACGGCATCTGGGGACCCGAGCTGGATAGTCTTGGCCTCGAGCATCTCTTTGGGCATCGCTGGTCGAACTGCGTTAGCTACTTCGGTGAGGCGCCGGTTCAGCACCAATACAACTACGGGCTGTTTGATCGCGCCCAACTACAACAGCACTGGTTGCGGCAATGTGAGCAAGGCGGCCTGCAATGGCAACTCGGCAAAGCAGCTGCGATCGCCCATGACTCCCACCATTCCTGCGTTACGACAGCAGCAGGGCAGGAGTTACAGGCGCGGCTGGTTGTCGATACGACTGGGCACCAAGCGGCTTTTATCCAGCGACCTCATTCAGACGCGATCGCCTACCAAGCGGCCTACGGCATCATTGGCCAGTTTTCGCAGCCGCCGATCGAGCCCCATCAGTTTGTGCTGATGGACTACCGCAGCGACCATCTCTCACCTGAAGAACGCCAACTGCCACCGACCTTTCTCTACGCGATGGATCTCGGGAACGACGTCTACTTTGTAGAGGAAACATCGCTGGCGGCTTGCCCGGCTATTCCCTACGATCGCCTCAAACAACGGCTCTATCAACGCTTAGCCACTCGCGGTGTGACGGTGCAAGTGATTCAGCACGAGGAATATTGCCTGTTTCCGTTGAATTTGCCGCTGCCCGATCTCACTCAGTCAGTGGTTGGCTTTGGGGGGGCGGCCAGTATGGTGCATCCCGCTTCGGGCTACATGGTCGGGGCGCTACTGCGGCGCGCTCCTGATCTGGCGAATGCGATCGCGGCTGGACTGAATGCCAGTTCCAGTCTGACCACGGCAGAACTTGCTACCCAAGCCTGGCGAGGACTCTGGCCAACCGAAAAAATTCGCAAGCACTACATCTACCAATTCGGCCTCGAAAAGCTGATGCGCTTTTCCGAAGCCCAGCTCAATCATCACTTCCAGACCTTCTTTGGCCTGCCGAAGGAGCAGTGGTACGGCTTTTTGACCAATACGCTGTCGCTACCGGAGCTGATTCAAGCGATGCTCAGATTATTTGCCCAAGCGCCGAATGATGTGCGCTGGGGTCTGATGGAACAACAAGGTCGCGAATTACAACTCTTTTGGCAAGCGATCGCGGCCCGCTAG
- a CDS encoding YggS family pyridoxal phosphate-dependent enzyme, whose protein sequence is MAQIAERLASLRSQLPPSVQLIAVSKNHPAAAIREAYAAGQRHFGENRVQEAIAKQAELTDLPDLTWHLLGKLQSNKARKAVEHFDWIHSVDSWALAERLDRIAGELGRSPKLCLQVKLLPDPNKAGWDPADLRAELPQLSQLQQVQIRGLMVIAPLGLTAAETQALFAQARTFAAELQQQAPQLRLTELSMGMSSDWPLAVAEGATWIRVGTQLFGPRSL, encoded by the coding sequence ATGGCCCAAATTGCCGAGCGGTTGGCCAGTCTCCGATCGCAACTGCCTCCCAGCGTTCAGCTGATTGCTGTCAGCAAGAACCATCCCGCTGCTGCCATCCGAGAAGCCTATGCAGCAGGTCAGCGGCACTTTGGCGAAAATCGGGTCCAAGAAGCGATCGCTAAGCAAGCGGAACTGACGGATCTGCCCGATTTGACTTGGCATCTGCTGGGAAAACTGCAGAGCAATAAAGCCCGGAAAGCTGTCGAGCATTTCGACTGGATTCATTCAGTTGATAGCTGGGCCTTGGCTGAACGACTCGATCGCATTGCGGGAGAGTTGGGGCGATCGCCCAAGCTTTGCCTCCAGGTGAAGCTCCTGCCTGACCCCAACAAAGCGGGCTGGGACCCTGCTGATTTGCGGGCTGAGTTACCGCAGCTCAGTCAACTCCAACAGGTACAAATCCGCGGCTTGATGGTGATTGCGCCCCTCGGACTCACCGCCGCTGAGACTCAGGCTCTGTTTGCGCAGGCTCGCACCTTCGCCGCCGAGTTGCAGCAGCAGGCTCCGCAGCTACGGCTCACGGAACTCTCGATGGGCATGTCGAGTGACTGGCCTTTGGCTGTGGCGGAAGGGGCAACTTGGATTCGAGTCGGAACCCAGTTATTTGGGCCGCGATCGCTGTAA
- the pipX gene encoding transcriptional coactivator PipX produces MASENYLNHPTFGLLYQICSFGDSKELFATLYAQRLFFLVAFDARGTRFEPIGRNEARMLVDNRLRQLRRDASLQEYNQLQQVFKQTFL; encoded by the coding sequence ATGGCTTCCGAGAACTACCTCAACCATCCCACCTTCGGATTGCTCTACCAAATCTGCAGCTTTGGGGACAGCAAAGAACTCTTCGCCACTCTTTATGCTCAGCGCCTCTTTTTTCTCGTAGCCTTTGATGCTCGGGGAACCCGCTTTGAGCCAATCGGTCGTAATGAAGCGCGGATGTTGGTCGACAACCGTCTGCGCCAGCTGCGCCGAGATGCCAGTCTGCAGGAATACAACCAGCTGCAGCAAGTCTTCAAACAAACCTTTCTGTAG